From the Trifolium pratense cultivar HEN17-A07 linkage group LG4, ARS_RC_1.1, whole genome shotgun sequence genome, the window TTTAAGTTAATTGGGCCTAGAGTAAATTTGATACGTTTGATACAGAAAATTTCTCAGAaaaatttttttcctaccccaacaatcttcactttaccccaacaatcatatttgaaatgacaaatataccctcatatataatgtaaaactggaaaaaaaaaatcattatttaccCTAgtcaaaaaagtgttccggtgtgAGTTCGGCGAATTTGAGCGAGTAAGTACAATtttacataccggtacactttttcgAAGTGTGCCGGTTCGATTTCcttaccggtacacttgaaaacaagtgttccggtatgaatattcataccggtacacttgaaaaaaagtgtaccggtatgcatattcataccggaacactttttttcaagtgtaccggtatgaatattcataccggaacacttttttcaagtgtaccggtatgaatattcataccggaacacttgacaaaaagtgtaccggtaaagaCGATTTCTGCGTATCATattacataccggtacacttttaaaaaagtgtaccggttcacagtgaattttttttttaaaattttttttttttttttttcagtggtGCGTACAAGAGGAGGAGACGGTAGAATTAGGCATAACAGAGGACGCGGAGAGTCTCGGCCACATCAGGAGGAGCCGGAAGACGATGAGATGCCGCCAGTGCATCAGGAGCAGGTTGAGGAGCAGGTTGAGGAGGAGGCTGAGCAGCAGGCTGTGCAGCAGGCTTGGCCTGGAGGGCCGATCGATACGAGTCTTTTGACTCGATACGAGCATCATGTTGCTCGTCATGTATGGTTTGGTCAGGtactactttgttttttttgttattatttgttaagttatattgatcatttttttttaatttgtattgtttATACTCTCGTTACAACTGTTAAATCCTTATTTTACATACAAATTtagtgttaaaatattattatagttcaTTTTCAATGTCTTATGATATGCATCCAATTATCCGGtctaatttattattcacaatgtttttttattaaatatatgtagGAACGTGTCGAAGGTGACAAAATTGAGCTACGAATAGTATCTTTAGGAAGAAAGTTAGCTGACAGGATTCCTGATCACCATCCTCAAGTTATTCAAGGGTGGTTGAATATTTCGGGGTTGTGCTGGCTTGAGCGGACTAGCTTGAAATTTACCGATCCGCAGCTTATATCCGCATTTGTTGAGAGGTGGCACCCTGAGACATCGTCATTTCACATGCCGTTCGGCGAGATGACTATTACTTTGGACGATGTGGCATGTCTTCTGCATCTACCTGTTAGGGGTCAGTTTTATACTCCTGTATCAGTTTCTCAAGAACAAGCTGCGGAACTTGCAGTTGAGTTGTTAGGAGAGGAGTATGAATTTGCATTGCGAGAGACTGTAGCGCAGAGGGGTGGTTATTTTTCACAGCAGTGGCTATATGAGAGTTATAATAGGAATGCCAATTTCTACGGGAAATATGACTGCGCAGCTAGGGCATGGATGTTGATGTTGGTGGGATCTACCATTCTGGCCGATAAGAGTTATACACGTGTGGATGCCAAATGGCTACTTCTGTTTAGTGATTTGTCTGCAGTCCATACATATTCGTGGGCCAATATTGCATTAGTTTGTTTATACGATAACTTGAACGATGCATCCATGTTTTCTACGAGGGCCCTTGCAGGGTATGCGACACTTCTTCAGGTATGTGACACTCACTACAAagacataatttaaatattgcgtaattaaattttttttctctttgctgtgcaattaaattttgtttttatctttattgcgtaatttaattttcttttctctttgttgcgttgttaacaattttcttttttttcttttttgtaacagtGTTGGATCCACGAGTATTTTCCTACCCTTGGTAGGCGGGCTCAGTCGGATCTTAATTGTGATAATCCTGGATTTCCTCGAGCTATGCGGTGGATGTATAAGCAAGGGAAGACCAAGCTCCCCGAGTATCGGCCTATATTGGATGCACTGACCCCTGATGACGTGATATGGCGTCCGTTTGAGACTCACAGAGGTAGCATTCCTTTTGATCTGATTACTCTGTATAGTGGTCATCTGCGTGGATCCACGGTAGTTCCTTACTTGCCCGAGAGGTGTATTAGGCAATTTGGATTTGTACAGTatataccaccaccaccacctctagCTCCTGCCTACTCTGATATTGATAGCGACTGGATTGGTTATCACGCGTTCGTTGATCGGATCCTTCAGCCGACACGTCCAGTGACATATGCTAGTGAGACTGTACCTGATTACATGTCCTGGTACTATAGGGTATCACATCCTAGACTGTGTCGCCCTGTTGATGGACCACATGGAGCACCACCAGTTCCGCACTATGCACCTGCACCTGCACCTGCACCAGATGCCCCAGTAGACGATGCACCAGCAGATGATGCACCACAAGAAACTGCACTACAGCGTGAGCGGAGATGGAGAGGTATGGCTCGAGGCGCGCTTGAGACATTTCTTACGAGGATAGACGCTGATAGGGATGATGAGGATTTTGAGGAGCTTTTTTTTGCACTAGATGTATGTCGTGGTGCATACCCATGACTAGttttttattgttatgtttttttgaaCACCGGTTTATgtacttttatttttggattgtgTATTTTGTTGAACTATTTTTACTATATCGTGTACTTTATTTAGATTATGAACTTTATCGATCAAATGTTTTTTATActtcaataattattttttgacacaaataaCGTTGCTAAAGTAGGCATTGCATTTtattgacataaaatattttttaacacaataaaCGTTAATAACGAATTTAGATATTTGATAAAACATAAGTAATATAAATATTcgacataaaataaacaattaaaaattattcaacagACATAACACCACTAAGAGGTTTCACCGGAGGATTTAGAAGGTTCCAATATTGTAGGCGTCCGTTTAAGTTTGACATCCAAGACTTTGCTTCATGTGAACAAAATTTCTTCCAATCAGCTGTAACTTCGGGCAACGGAAACCCCTTTGACATGTTTACCGGAACCCAATGATTTCCATTGACAAAACCAATACAAAAAAACCTTGCTGAAGAGGAATATGAAGTCATCATAGGAAAGAAAGTCTTACTAGGTTTACCCAACGTGACGAGAACGACATTATACCTATTTGCTACCAAGTAACCCATAGCAGGTATGGTGAACCATCTAGTTGCTACCAACGAATCTCTCACAACCTGCAAATCTTGTCTGAATAATTTCTCATACAAATTGTTATTATTTCTAAGCTCTTCATCTAACTCCCGGCGGACGATGGACCAACCTTCCTCTGTGTAACCAAGTAAAGATGCAACAGCTCTAAAACCACAATTTCCATCTTCAAGCACATCAGCAATGTCAACAATATGTGGATGCATATGATCAGGAAATTGCCCCAAATATTTCTGAGATGTCAGTTGTTTAGACATCTGAGATAGTTGTTTCTGAGATGGTTGAGATTGTTGCTTCTGAGAGGGTTGAGATAGTTCATTCTGAGATGTTTGTGATTGTTGTGTACACAACCTCTTCGATGTACCTAGAtttatgtaaaaacaaaaaaagttgaatatataataatataatattgacataaaaatataagcaataactatattatcaaaaaaataaattagtcacCTTGTGAATCACCATATTCTCTTTCAACGTGTTCAAAGTATGATGGATCACGATACACATCATAACCTTTTGGTGTTTTGCCTTTATTTTTGTTCTTCACTCCTCctctggtttttattttttcaggtgGTGGACACAATGAACTTGAGGCTGGATAAGCAAGTTCAAACACTTTACTCTTCAACGCTCTTTTACCAACAATATCAAGTGACCGAAATCGAGTCCATATGGCCTCCATTGCATTACTCATATCCAACTCATATCCATCCTCTGTGTCATCCTCCAATGGTTCTTCCATAGTTAATTTCTTCCAGTGACCGTGAACTGAATCTAACGGTATCGGTACACCGCTGGTTGTATATCCACTCAATTCACAAGCACAAGGCAACTCACATGTTGACCTAAGTTTGCAACCACACAAGTTTTTATTTGTTCCAACAATGTCAATTCTCTCCATCTCATCAGAAATTAGTGTCATAGCAGCCCTGGAGACAAAGTTtctcaaatattgaaaaaatggacTGCTATGTGTCTTTTCTGTATAGTAAAAACTTTTTTGAAAAGACTTCTTTATTTTGTCAACTTCTAGTCTTATGTTGTCATTCATGCCTTCCAAACACTTGCATAAGTCTCCTTTG encodes:
- the LOC123921694 gene encoding protein MAIN-LIKE 1-like, which gives rise to MPPVHQEQVEEQVEEEAEQQAVQQAWPGGPIDTSLLTRYEHHVARHVWFGQERVEGDKIELRIVSLGRKLADRIPDHHPQVIQGWLNISGLCWLERTSLKFTDPQLISAFVERWHPETSSFHMPFGEMTITLDDVACLLHLPVRGQFYTPVSVSQEQAAELAVELLGEEYEFALRETVAQRGGYFSQQWLYESYNRNANFYGKYDCAARAWMLMLVGSTILADKSYTRVDAKWLLLFSDLSAVHTYSWANIALVCLYDNLNDASMFSTRALAGYATLLQCWIHEYFPTLGRRAQSDLNCDNPGFPRAMRWMYKQGKTKLPEYRPILDALTPDDVIWRPFETHRGSIPFDLITLYSGHLRGSTVVPYLPERCIRQFGFVQYIPPPPPLAPAYSDIDSDWIGYHAFVDRILQPTRPVTYASETVPDYMSWYYRVSHPRLCRPVDGPHGAPPVPHYAPAPAPAPDAPVDDAPADDAPQETALQRERRWRGMARGALETFLTRIDADRDDEDFEELFFALDVCRGAYP
- the LOC123921693 gene encoding PKS-NRPS hybrid synthetase cheA-like, whose amino-acid sequence is MLVDTTDVFTTHQKFPTPDDVVKWARDVGDANKVGIIITRSDKKNGIRGRNDKLILGCDKGGKYDCSESSTTSASKKCNCPFKIRAAPSTDGSGWKVQVIHGVHNHGLPDQYHGHPRKARLTADENKRVQDLTKRKVAPRHIVLDLKDQNPESVVDATLVYRKRHMMQIQERGSRTELQHLLQLLDDAKYVSWNRRKDDGSDVLSDIFWAHPDSIKLLNLFPIVLVMDCTYKTNKYRQPLLEIAGITSTNMTFAVGFAYMESEKTDNYHWALGKLKQLITKQDIFPRVILTDREFALMNAIKDIFPHTTNMLCTWHIIKNVNARCTVQIPKDMKQKVKNLWRDVVQSPDEVEYQQRLNAFQQACVNSSNFVEYVNNTWLAPHKEQFVEAWTNRVMHLGNTTTNRVESAHWRLKKMLEHSKGDLCKCLEGMNDNIRLEVDKIKKSFQKSFYYTEKTHSSPFFQYLRNFVSRAAMTLISDEMERIDIVGTNKNLCGCKLRSTCELPCACELSGYTTSGVPIPLDSVHGHWKKLTMEEPLEDDTEDGYELDMSNAMEAIWTRFRSLDIVGKRALKSKVFELAYPASSSLCPPPEKIKTRGGVKNKNKGKTPKGYDVYRDPSYFEHVEREYGDSQGTSKRLCTQQSQTSQNELSQPSQKQQSQPSQKQLSQMSKQLTSQKYLGQFPDHMHPHIVDIADVLEDGNCGFRAVASLLGYTEEGWSIVRRELDEELRNNNNLYEKLFRQDLQVVRDSLVATRWFTIPAMGYLVANRYNVVLVTLGKPSKTFFPMMTSYSSSARFFCIGFVNGNHWVPVNMSKGFPLPEVTADWKKFCSHEAKSWMSNLNGRLQYWNLLNPPVKPLSGVMSVE